From the genome of Populus alba chromosome 10, ASM523922v2, whole genome shotgun sequence, one region includes:
- the LOC118047776 gene encoding protein ASPARTIC PROTEASE IN GUARD CELL 1 codes for MGLLFYVIFSLFFASPPVSSSRILTPQPSETTVLDVAASIQGTKNIFSSGPKISPFNQQEKETTSSELTVELLSRTSIQKTTHTDYKSLTLSRLERDSSRVKSLVTRLDLAINSISSADLKPLETDSEFKSEDLQSPIISGTSQGSGEYFSRVGIGKPPSQAYLILDTGSDVNWVQCAPCADCYQQADPIFEPASSASFSTLSCNTRQCRSLDVSECRNDTCLYEVSYGDGSYTVGDFVTETITLGSAPVDNVAIGCGHNNEGLFVGAAGLLGLGGGSLSFPSQIKATSFSYCLVDRDSESASTLEFNSTLPPNAVAAPLLRNHHLDTFYYVGLTGLSVGGELVSIPESAFQIDESGNGGVIVDSGTAITRLQTDVYNSLRDAFVKRTRDLPSTNGMALFDTCYNLSSKGNVEVPTVSFHFPDGKELPLPAKNYLVPLDSEGTFCFAFAPTASSLSIIGNVQQQGTRVVYDLVNHQVGFVPNKC; via the coding sequence ATGGGGCTTCTCTTTTACGTtatcttctctttgtttttcgcTTCACCACCTGTTTCCTCCTCTCGAATTCTAACACCACAGCCTTCCGAAACGACAGTCCTTGATGTCGCCGCCTCCATTCAAGGAACCAAAAACATTTTCTCTTCTGGCCCTAAAATCTCACCGTTTAACCAGCAAGAGAAAGAAACTACCTCGTCAGAACTAACAGTAGAGCTGCTTTCTAGAACTTCCATTCAAAAAACCACACACACTGACTACAAGTCGCTAACCTTATCTCGCCTCGAGCGTGACTCTTCCCGAGTCAAATCTCTCGTGACTCGTTTAGATCTAGCCATCAATTCCATTTCCTCGGCAGATCTTAAACCACTTGAGACTGATTCAGAATTCAAATCTGAGGATCTACAGAGCCCGATTATATCTGGCACGAGTCAAGGAAGTGGCGAGTACTTCTCCCGAGTTGGAATCGGAAAACCACCAAGTCAAGCTTATTTAATACTCGACACTGGTAGTGACGTTAACTGGGTACAATGCGCACCCTGCGCTGATTGTTACCAGCAAGCGGACCCCATCTTTGAGCCGGCTTCATCGGCTTCCTTCTCAACTCTATCTTGCAACACCAGGCAATGCAGGTCCCTCGACGTATCAGAATGCCGGAATGACACGTGTCTCTACGAGGTTTCGTATGGGGACGGGTCTTACACCGTTGGTGATTTTGTTACTGAGACTATTACTCTTGGCTCGGCCCCAGTTGATAACGTGGCTATCGGCTGTGGACACAATAATGAAGGATTGTTTGTAGGAGCCGCTGGCTTGCTTGGGCTCGGCGGCGGCTCGTTGTCCTTCCCTTCTCAGATCAAGGCGACGTCATTTTCTTATTGCCTCGTGGATCGCGATTCTGAGTCTGCTTCAACTCTCGAGTTCAACTCAACTCTCCCTCCTAACGCTGTTGCTGCTCCGTTGCTCCGGAACCACCATCTTGATACCTTTTATTACGTTGGATTAACGGGACTGAGTGTAGGTGGGGAGTTGGTTTCGATTCCTGAATCGGCGTTTCAAATTGATGAGTCGGGAAATGGAGGGGTAATTGTTGACTCGGGAACGGCCATTACTCGGTTGCAAACGGACGTTTACAACTCTCTGCGTGATGCCTTTGTAAAGAGAACGAGGGACTTGCCGTCGACTAATGGGATGGCGTTGTTTGACACGTGTTATAATTTGTCTTCTAAAGGGAATGTGGAGGTGCCAACGGTGTCGTTTCATTTTCCTGATGGAAAGGAGTTACCGTTACCGGCGAAAAACTACTTGGTTCCGCTAGACTCGGAAGGAAcgttttgttttgcatttgcACCAACGGCATCGTCTTTGTCAATTATTGGGAACGTGCAGCAGCAGGGGACACGTGTCGTTTATGATCTGGTTAACCATCAAGTTGGGTTCGTGCCTAATAAATGCTAG
- the LOC118047770 gene encoding lysine histidine transporter-like 6, with protein MVSTSPSKEAQSMSKWTEGDPARRAKWWYSTFHAVTAMIGAGVLSLPYAMAYLGWGPGIMVLALSWCMTLNTMWQMIQLHECVPGTRFDRYIDLGRHAFGPKLGPWIVLPQQLIVQVGCDIVYMVTGGKCLKKFMEMTCASCTPIRQSYWILIFGGIHFFLSQLPNFNSVAGVSLAAAVMSLSYSTIAWAGSLAHGRVDNVSYAYKSTSAADYMFRVFNALGEISFAFAGHAVVLEIQATIPSTPEKPSKIPMWKGALGAYFINAICYFPVALIGYWAFGQDVDDNVLTDLKRPAWLIASANLMVVVHVIGSYQVYAMPVFDMLERMMMKRLNFPPGIALRLLTRSTYVAFTLFVGVTFPFFGDLLGFFGGFGFAPTSYFLPCVMWLLIKKPKRFSTQWFINWASIFVGVFIMIASTIGGFRNIVTDSSTYRFYT; from the exons ATGGTTTCAACTTCTCCTTCCAAG GAAGCTCAGTCCATGAGCAAATGGACAGAAGGCGACCCTGCTCGCCGAGCCAAATGGTGGTACTCAACTTTCCACGCTGTCACAGCCATGATCGGTGCAGGTGTTCTAAGTCTGCCCTATGCCATGGCTTACTTAGGCTG GGGTCCAGGGATAATGGTCTTAGCGTTATCCTGGTGCATGACCTTGAACACAATGTGGCAAATGATCCAACTCCATGAATGTGTTCCCGGGACTCGCTTTGATCGCTACATCGACCTAGGTCGACATGCCTTCGGGCCGAAATTGGGACCATGGATTGTCCTGCCTCAGCAACTGATTGTTCAAGTTGGTTGTGATATTGTGTACATGGTCACAGGAGGAAAGTGTCTGAAGAAGTTCATGGAGATGACCTGCGCCTCCTGCACACCAATAAGGCAGTCTTACTGGATTTTGATCTTTGGTGGCATTCATTTCTTCTTGTCCCAGCTTCCTAATTTCAATTCTGTTGCTGGCGTTTCACTAGCTGCAGCAGTCATGTCACTCAG TTATTCAACCATAGCATGGGCAGGTTCTTTGGCCCATGGCCGGGTTGATAATGTGAGCTATGCTTACAAAAGCACCAGCGCAGCTGACTACATGTTTCGTGTCTTCAATGCACTGGGAgaaatttcttttgcatttGCTGGCCATGCAGTTGTTCTTGAAATCCAAGCTACAATTCCATCGACTCCTGAGAAGCCTTCCAAAATACCAATGTGGAAAGGTGCACTGGGTGCTTACTTTATCAATGCAATTTGCTATTTTCCTGTTGCCCTTATAGGGTACTGGGCATTTGGACAAGATGTTGATGATAATGTGCTTACTGATCTCAAAAGACCCGCATGGCTCATCGCCTCCGCTAATTTAATGGTGGTAGTTCATGTCATTGGTAGCTACCAG GTCTATGCCATGCCTGTTTTTGACATGCTAGagaggatgatgatgaaaagACTCAATTTCCCACCAGGAATTGCACTAAGACTCCTAACTCGCTCTACTTACGTTG CATTTACACTATTTGTTGGAGTCACCTTCCCGTTCTTTGGAGATCTTCTTGGTTTCTTTGGTGGATTTGGTTTTGCCCCCACTTCATATTTT CTCCCTTGCGTGATGTGGCTGCTAATCAAGAAACCCAAGAGATTCAGCACCCAATGGTTTATAAATTGG GCTTCCATATTCGTCGGAGTGTTCATCATGATAGCATCCACGATTGGTGGGTTCCGGAATATTGTTACCGATTCCTCCACCTATAGGTTCTATACATAA
- the LOC118047752 gene encoding GDT1-like protein 4 — MTSVAQGFTKSLAMTVLSEIGDKTFFAAAILAMRHPRRLVLSGCLAALIVMTILSAIVGWAAPNLISRTWTHHITTILFFGFGFWSLWDGFNDKGEAEELAEVEAKLDADWKANTGTTKAGSKDDDELKKQRRPFLSQLFSPILLKAFSITFFGEWGDKSQIATIGLAADENPLGVVLGGIVGQALCTTAAVVGGKSLASQISEKIVALSGGVLFIIFGIQSFLSMVE, encoded by the exons ATGACCTCGGTTGCTCAG GGTTTCACTAAGTCTCTTGCGATGACCGTGCTATCGGAGATCGGCGACAAGACTTTTTTTGCTGCTGCg ATCCTGGCCATGCGTCACCCAAGAAGACTTGTTTTGTCAGGCTGTTTGGCAGCTTTGATT gTGATGACTATCCTTTCTGCTATCGTTGGCTGGGCTGCTCCAAATCTG ATCTCTCGTACTTGGACTCATCACATAACAACAATACTGTTTTTTGGATTTGGGTTTTGGTCATTGTGGGATGGATTTAATGACAAAGG GGAGGCTGAAGAATTGGCAGAAGTTGAAGCTAAATTG GATGCTGATTGGAAAGCTAACACAGGAACCACCAAAGCTGGTAGCAAG GACGATGATGAGTTGAAAAAGCAGAGGCGGCCATTTCTTTCACAGTTGTTCTCGCCAATACTCTTGAAA GCATTTTCCATTACATTCTTTGGTGAATGGGGTGACAAGAGCCAG ATAGCCACCATTGGCTTGGCTGCTGATGAGAACCCATTAGGTGTAGTTCTTGGTGGAATTGT aGGGCAAGCATTGTGTACTACTGCCGCTGTTGTTGGTGGAAAGAGCTTGGCATCTCAAATATCTGAGAAAATA GTTGCATTGTCAGGTGgagttctttttattatttttggaatcCAATCCTTCCTATCAATGGTTGAGTAG
- the LOC118047760 gene encoding ATP-dependent Clp protease adapter protein CLPS1, chloroplastic → METAICGRIALSPNNVFNPKPGDKNSVCRGPCASRGILMSISATVSGKGGGGGILEKPVIERTTPGRESEFDLRKSKKMAPPYRVILHNDNYNKREYVVQVLMKVIPGMTLDNAVNIMQEAHHNGLSVVIICTQADAEGHCMQLRGNGLLSSIEPASGGC, encoded by the exons ATGGAGACTGCAATTTGTGGGAGAATAGCTCTCTCACCCAATAACGTCTTTAACCCTAAACCCG gtGACAAGAACTCTGTTTGTAGAGGACCATGTGCCAGCCGTGGGATTCTCATGTCTATATCAGCAACAGTCTCAGgcaaaggaggaggaggagggataTTGGAGAAGCCCGTTATCGAGAGAACCACTCCTGGTCGCGAATCTGAGTTTGATTTGAG gaaatcaaagaaaatggcACCACCTTATCGTGTGATACTGCACAATGACAATTACAATAAACGTGAATATGTTGTACAAGTTCTGATGAAAGTTATCCCGGGGATGACCCTTGACAATGCTGTTAACATAATGCAAGAAGCACACCACAATGGCTTGTCGGTGGTGATTATTTGCACTCAGGCTGATGCTGAAGGGCACTGCATGCAGCTGAGGGGCAATGGACTTCTGAGTTCAATCGAACCTGCCAGCGGTGGATGCTGA